In a genomic window of Narcine bancroftii isolate sNarBan1 chromosome 7, sNarBan1.hap1, whole genome shotgun sequence:
- the stard10 gene encoding START domain-containing protein 10 isoform X3 gives MFKVTFPLSHLQCQMFCKDLRSETLYDVLHDSDYRRKWDDNMIETFDIGKLTANADVGYYAWKCPKPLKNRDVITLRSWLPMGRDYIIMNYSVKHPNFPPKKERVRAVSIHTGYLVETNSANSCTLTYLAEVDPKGSLPKWVMTHSWHLLAPSAMKKIYKACLKYPEWKQKHNPSLKPWIHPEQSTLPTILLSDLSIQHADSLENIDESGILESKVENVDSSDEDSVN, from the exons TCACTTTTCCCCTCTCTCACCTGCAGTGCCAAATGTTCTGCAAGGATCTGAGATCTGAGACCCTGTATGACGTGCTACATGACTCAGACTACCGCCGCAAGTGGGACGATAACATGATTGAGACCTTTGACATCGGGAAGCTGACGGCCAACGCGGATGTGGGTTACTACGCCT GGAAATGCCCAAAACCCTTGAAGAACCGAGATGTCATTACGCTGAGATCATGGCTACCTATGGGACGCGATTACATTATCATGAACTACTCCGTAAAACACCCG AACTTCCCTCCAAAGAAGGAGCGGGTTCGAGCCGTTTCGATCCATACAGGGTACCTGGTGGAAACCAACAGTGCTAACAGCTGTACTCTCACCTACCTGGCCGAGGTGGACCCCAAAG GTTCCTTGCCAAAATGGGTGATGACCCACTCGTGGCACCTTCTCGCCCCCAGT GCCATGAAGAAGATCTATAAAGCTTGCCTCAAGTACCCGGAGTGGAAACAGAAACACAACCCATCCCTCAAGCCATGGATTCATCCGGAACAGAGCACCCTGCCCACTATCCTGCTCTCCGATCTCTCCATCCAGCACGCCGATTCACTGGAGAACATTGATGAGAGCGGGATACTTGAGTCCAAGGTGGAGAATGTGGACAGCAGTGATGAGGACAGTGTGAATTGA
- the stard10 gene encoding START domain-containing protein 10 isoform X2 — protein sequence MTEEEKALYKIKCQMFCKDLRSETLYDVLHDSDYRRKWDDNMIETFDIGKLTANADVGYYAWKCPKPLKNRDVITLRSWLPMGRDYIIMNYSVKHPNFPPKKERVRAVSIHTGYLVETNSANSCTLTYLAEVDPKGSLPKWVMTHSWHLLAPSAMKKIYKACLKYPEWKQKHNPSLKPWIHPEQSTLPTILLSDLSIQHADSLENIDESGILESKVENVDSSDEDSVN from the exons TGCCAAATGTTCTGCAAGGATCTGAGATCTGAGACCCTGTATGACGTGCTACATGACTCAGACTACCGCCGCAAGTGGGACGATAACATGATTGAGACCTTTGACATCGGGAAGCTGACGGCCAACGCGGATGTGGGTTACTACGCCT GGAAATGCCCAAAACCCTTGAAGAACCGAGATGTCATTACGCTGAGATCATGGCTACCTATGGGACGCGATTACATTATCATGAACTACTCCGTAAAACACCCG AACTTCCCTCCAAAGAAGGAGCGGGTTCGAGCCGTTTCGATCCATACAGGGTACCTGGTGGAAACCAACAGTGCTAACAGCTGTACTCTCACCTACCTGGCCGAGGTGGACCCCAAAG GTTCCTTGCCAAAATGGGTGATGACCCACTCGTGGCACCTTCTCGCCCCCAGT GCCATGAAGAAGATCTATAAAGCTTGCCTCAAGTACCCGGAGTGGAAACAGAAACACAACCCATCCCTCAAGCCATGGATTCATCCGGAACAGAGCACCCTGCCCACTATCCTGCTCTCCGATCTCTCCATCCAGCACGCCGATTCACTGGAGAACATTGATGAGAGCGGGATACTTGAGTCCAAGGTGGAGAATGTGGACAGCAGTGATGAGGACAGTGTGAATTGA